The genome window CAGGCAATGGTGCTGCACTTCATCGACTCTACGTCGCTCTCTGGAGTAGTGAAGGGCAAGATTCCGAAGTTGCGCCTTAACCGCCGAAATCACCCTCGATCTCGTGAGCTGACGGCCTTGAGGTTAGGTAGGATCCGTCCTTGTTCACAGGGCGCCCGAGGAAGTCGTCTGAGATGGACATTCGCACTCGCTGCCCTGAGAAGTCGCCTCCTTCTAACTCGAACTCGGCTCTTTTATCTATATAATATCGCTTTCTGAAATCACCAGCCGAAGCCGCGTTGTATGTAATGTATCCGGTCCGTCGAGGCTGTCTGGTGGTATTAGCGTCGGAACGGTGGGGTACGTAGCTATGAAAGAATAGGAGGTCGCCCGGTTCCAGCTCCAAGGGTCGCCACTTAAGGCTTGCGACGATTGAGGGGTCGATACGACCGCGATCGTTTGGCAGAATGCCAGCCCCAGGCAGACTTGAAGCCACGTGCAGGCATCCATTGGCTTGGGTGGAAGGATCGACGGGTACCATTACTGATATGTGGTAGTCGGCGAATCGGTATGCAGTAGCGTCTTGATGTGGGGCAAATCCCCCGCCGCCCGGGTGCTTGTAGTTGATCTTCTCCTTGAACAAGGCAGGCGTCTCACCAAATAGCTGCCCCAACACTGATCGAATACGGACATGGAATGCAAGACCGGCAAGTACGGCCGAGTGGGGTACGAAGTCTTCGCTTCGCGCGAGTACAGGGCCCCAGTCAGTTGCTTCGAAGTGATGAAGTCCGGGGCCGCCATGGCTGGCCCAATGCCCGACCGCGTCGACTGCCCTATCTATGGCAGCCACCTCGGTGTTCGAGATGACACGTGGCAACACGAGCCACCCGTCTCGCTGGAATTTGGTTAGGTCAGCGGCAGCTAGCTCCATAGTTGCTCAGCGTAGGCGTTCAGAGATGGTCCATCCTTGAAAGCCGTCGAAGAAGGACTCTGTGAGAGGTTGTCCTGATCGAGGGCGGGTCCATTGGGCTGGCTGCGGATCCGAACGACCCGCGTCTCTGGCGGCGGATCGTCGCTGCGTCACAGACTTCGTAGTTCAGCTCACGGGTGTAGGACTCCACGAGGCTGGGGGCACAATCTCAGAGTCCGAACGATCACGCGATCTCAATTAGAGAAACGTACCCCTAAGAACGAACAGGCATGACCCACTAGGAATTCAGTACCATCGGCACGGATGGGAGGTTGTCCGTCGATGGAGGCCCGTTGGTGACGAATCCGAGTGACTCGTAGAAGGGAACAGCGTATTGACTCGATGAGACCCAAATCAGCTCGAAACCGGCCAACCTGGCGTCGATGATTGCTTCGGACACTAAGAGTGACCCTGCGCCGCAGCGGCTTGCGTCTGGATCGACGAATACTTCGCGGATCCGTGCTGCGGTGCAGGATGGGTCGGCCGCCCATCCGCCGCAACCCCTGACGCTGTTACCGACGTCCACGACGACCCAGAACGACATGGCGTCTAATTCAAGTGCGAAGGCATCGGAGCGCAAGTGCCGTTCGTGGCGATCGAACGCAACTTTACTGTGTAGATGACCGGAAAGTCCTCGCAGGGACCGGTTGATCAGGTCCCTAAGCACTTCGGTGTCGTCGGGCGAGTTGTAGCGGCGGATGCTGAACGTCGAAGGCCCGCCACAACGAGCCCTGTGATTTCTGTGCTCGACTCCTGACCTGGATGGCTTCTCAGAATTCAACACGTCGGCCATTCTCCGAAGCAGAAAGGTAGGCGGCGTCGAGCACGGCCATGATGGAGAAGGCTTCTGAAAGAAGTCGCTCGGGGCGTTCGCGTCTTTCCATGTAGCCACTGGCCTCGTTTAGGAGGGCAGCGAACCAATTGCCGTGGCGCGGGTCGTCAAACTCGGATGGGATGGACTCGCTGACAAGGTGGCTACCTTGTACAGACTTGATGGTATCGCCATCGAGCGCCACTTCACCGTGAGCACCACACAGTTTGTAGGAAGTCGAACGTCGGTCAGCCCTCCAGGTGAGGAGAATCTCAACGGTCACTGCTCCGAACTCGAGTAGAAGCCTCGCTTCATCTTCCGTGTCGGTGAATGCGCCGAGTGTGGGACACGACAGCACGCACCTCACGGCTGACGGGCTTCTACCTAGGAGCCGACTCGCGAGGTAGATGCTGTGAGGACCGTGATCGAGGACTATGCCCCCACCAGAAACTTCCAACTCTCGCCGCCAGTTGGGCCTCCATTCGGATACTCCACGAGCGTGACCGACACGACGGATCTCAAAGGTGGCGCTCTGTACCTCGCCGACTGTTGAAGTGCAAACTTCGTTAAGTCTGCGTATACCTGGTGCAAATGCGTAATTGTGGGCCGGGTAGACCGTTCCGGAGCTGGTGCCCATTTGTTCCATCAGTCGCATTGCCTCTTCACCGCTGCACACAAGAGGCTTCTCGCATATCACGAATAGGTCGCGTTCGAGGCAGGCGGCGAGAATATCTGAGTGAGAAGCTGGTGGAGTACAGATGTCAACGAAATCAAGACCTTCTGCATCCAGGGCTTCCTCGATAGTCCCATACGCTGATGCATAAGGGAACCTACGCAAGCCAGCTATCCTGCGACTGGGCGTCTTGTCCACGATCGAGGCAATCTGGAGGCCGGGATTGAAGTCGTACCCATCTGCATGCCCTTCAGCGATAACGCCGTAACCTACCA of Nitrospira sp. contains these proteins:
- a CDS encoding GNAT family N-acetyltransferase; this translates as MLRDLINRSLRGLSGHLHSKVAFDRHERHLRSDAFALELDAMSFWVVVDVGNSVRGCGGWAADPSCTAARIREVFVDPDASRCGAGSLLVSEAIIDARLAGFELIWVSSSQYAVPFYESLGFVTNGPPSTDNLPSVPMVLNS
- a CDS encoding Gfo/Idh/MocA family oxidoreductase; translation: MKRGVLVGYGVIAEGHADGYDFNPGLQIASIVDKTPSRRIAGLRRFPYASAYGTIEEALDAEGLDFVDICTPPASHSDILAACLERDLFVICEKPLVCSGEEAMRLMEQMGTSSGTVYPAHNYAFAPGIRRLNEVCTSTVGEVQSATFEIRRVGHARGVSEWRPNWRRELEVSGGGIVLDHGPHSIYLASRLLGRSPSAVRCVLSCPTLGAFTDTEDEARLLLEFGAVTVEILLTWRADRRSTSYKLCGAHGEVALDGDTIKSVQGSHLVSESIPSEFDDPRHGNWFAALLNEASGYMERRERPERLLSEAFSIMAVLDAAYLSASENGRRVEF